The stretch of DNA gaaatcatatctcatagaattataaatttcaatttttttgttcatgtataatcatacaagtgcatacatcataagtataaatcccataggctcataagccacgatgtaaaatatgcgttaatcatcatatcagtaaatcaacacataacgtatcgagcacaacctgccgggctatggccacctcgtcccgcgtcaggcgctcctaaggtaccctttatttccacgcaaaataataagtgcgctaagaacctatatatgagcatcatgtacatgtatgcatcatgtatgcatttaccagcaatgtaaaatttaaattctcgttctcaatatacatttaataccattgaagaatgttatggcaaaaaatgttatttttttccaccatacaatcgctctaatacattaagtgaatgtttaattaatattaataaaaatttttggatgggtactgtagcggggtactatacAGATACGGTATGGTATtgtagcaagatactgtatgCATACTGTACGGAtacggtattatactatagcgatatactatatggtattgtatcgagatactgtataggtactgtattgagatactgtatagatactgtatggtactgtatcgatatactatataggtactgtattgagatactgtataggtactgtatcgagatactgtataggtactatattgagatactgtataggtactgtatggtactgtattgagatactgtataggtactgtattgagatactgtatggtactgtagcatccgaattttcacacattaacttgatatttttccacaatttcatgggacattcgggtatagacattaattatccagacatcattcacatataagatataccaataaatacactacaatgagcaatgaaggtgaacaaactcccatcataatggaggtgaaaaatgccattcaGAGAATAATATTgaggtgaatcaaaccccttttgagacatcaaatagactcacaatatttagaaattttatactatgtagatagaaaaaatttaatagagatgttacacatggaaggggagaaaaataaaagaagaagaagaaaggataccttcctgaggatgaataaatcaagatgaagcactcgcacagaagctccaattgccacagaaaatttaacagaatataagcagtagagaagaaaaagaatgcgtatcagatgaggaagaagaagaagaagaagaagtcgggagggggaagaagaaaaggagataaagaggaagaaaaagaaggtgtaaaaaaaaagaagcgaaagaagaaagtaggagtaaaaggaaaaagaagaagtaaaaggaggagtgaaagaagaaaggagaagtaaaagagggagtgaaaaacaataaagaagaagtgaaagaaaaggtgaaagaagaaaaagaaaaggggggttgggaagtaatgatgcgtagatggtgggtgtttatttatttattttttatttttatttttttttgtattgggcttaagcccaaataaatggcccatcttctatttccttaaaggcccaagcccaactcttagcccacttgccttaaataaattgaaacccaactcattatcccatccatttaatttaaacccatacatacaagcccatagatctatttcaacattaagaatctaatttgctcaacttatataataactaaaataagttaatacatcattctaaaattctagacccaataatgggtccttacaatttctcccccccttcaaagaatttggtccccaaattcCTGTCTGGTCACTCGAATAGCTGGGAGAAAAGACGCCTCATCTCCTCCTCGCGCTCCCAGGTAGCCTCATCTAAAGAGTGACGCTGCCACTGAATTTTAACAAATGGAATCGATCGATTTCGTAGCACTTTCTCTTTCCGCTCCAAAATACTAACAGGTTTCTCCTCGTATGTGACATCCTCCTTGACTTCTATAGTCTGATAGTCGATGATATGCTGGGGATCCGGCACGTACTTCCTTAACAtggacacatggaagacattaTGAAAGCCAGCTAACTGTGGTGGCAAGGCCAACCTATAGGCCAAAGGGCCAACTCGTTCCAAGATTTCAAACGGTCCAATATAgcgaggactaagcttccccgaCACCCCAAATCTGCGTACGCCCTTTATGGGCATCACTCTCAGCCATACGTGGTCCCCAGCTGAGAACTCCAAGTCTCGACGTCTTTTATCCGCATAGCTCTTTTGTCGGTCCAGTGCGACCTTCATTCTAGCCCTGATAATCTgaatcttttctgatgtctGCTCAACAATCTCTGGCCCCAATAATGctctgtctccaatctcctcccAACAAATGGGTGATCTACACGGCCTGCCGTAAAGTGCCTCATAAGGCGGCATACCAATACTAGAGTGGTGACTGTTGTTGTAAGCAAATTCTACTAGTGGCAGATGATCATCCCAATTACCATGGAAATCCAAcacacatgccctcaacatgtcctctaATGTCTGGATGGTCCTCTCTGACTGTCCATCTGTCTGAGGGTGGAACGCGGTACTAAACTTTAGCTTCGTCCCCAAAGCATCTTGCAACGCTCCCCAAAAGTGTGAAGTAAATCGAGGGTCCCGATCCGACACGATACTACAGGGAACTCCATGTAATCTCACCACTTCCTCCACATATAACTTCGCAAGGTGGTTCAAATggtaagtcttcttaatcgGTAGGAAATGGGCTGAATTCGTCAAACGGTCtactatcacccaaatagcatcgcACCCCTTCGCTGTCCTTGGTAGCCCTGACACGAAGTCCATGGATatgttatcccacttccactctggaatgggCAACGACCGTAGGAGACCTGCTGGTTTTTGATGTTCTgccttaacctgctggcacactGCACACTGGGATACATATCTTGCCACATCTCTCTTCAgaccatcccaccaaaactgcCTCCGTAGATTCTGATACATCTTCATCGTGCCGGGGTGAATCGTATAGCGGGACTTATGAGCCTCTGCCAAAATCTCGTTCCTAATCTCTGCATCATCTGGTACACAAATTCAATCTTGGAATAGTAGCATCCCATCGCCCCTTTGGCTGAAACCCACTGGGGAAAACTTCCCCACATCTGCCAAGATCTGGGTCAACTTCACATCGTGTGATTGTTGCACCCTAATCTGTTCCATCACATCAGGTTGTACCCTTAGGTACGAACAATACCCCGTAGGTCTCTCTTCGGGTCCAGAGATAGATAACTCCCCCATCTGACTCAAAAGCATCCATTCCTGGGTCTTCATAGCCGCCATATAAGCCCCTCGGCGACTCAATGCGTCGGCCACCACGTTGGCCTTCCCCGGATGGTACAAGATCTCACAATCATAGTCCTTCAAAAGCTCCATCCACCTacgttgcctcatgttcaactccttctgggagaaaaggtactttaaacttttatggtcagtataaatctccaccttctctccatagaggtaatgcctccaaatcttgagAGCAAACACTACTGCCGCTAACTCCAagtcatgagtagggtagttcatctcatgtttcttcaattgtctcgaGGCATAGGCATTCACTCGTCCatcctgcatcaatacacatccGAGACCTGAGTGTGACGCATCACTGAAGATGGAAAATGTCTCTCCACTCCTAGGAATAGCCAATACCGGTGCTGAGGTTAGCCTcttcttcaactcctcaaagctACGCTCACAAGCCTCGTTCCATTCGTACTTAACTCCCTTCCGAGTCAACTTTGTCATAGGAGAGGAAAGCCTAGAGAAACCCTCAATGAATCTTTTGTAGTAACCTGCTAGCCCCAAAAAGCTCCTGATGCCGGTCACTGTAGTCGGTTGTGGCCACTCAATCACTGCCTTCACTTTTTCAGGGTCTACTGAAATACCCTCACCAGATACTACGTGTCCCAAGAagccaacctgtcgctgccaaaaatcacacttactgaacttggcatacaactgccTCTCCCTCAGCCTCTGCAATGCCAGCCTAAGGTGGGTCTCATGGTCCTCCAAACTCGGCGAGTAGATGAGTATGTCATCAATGAACACTATAACAAAGCTATCCAAATACTCTCTAAACACcctgttcatcaaatccatgaagactgCCGGGGCAttagtcaacccaaatggcatgaccacaaactcgtaatggCCGTACCTAGTGCAAAAAGCAGTCTTCTTTACATCTTCTTCTCTGACCCTGACCTGATGGTATCCATACCTCAAGTCAATCTTCGAAAAGACGGATGCTCCACGTAACTGGTCCAACAAGTCATCAACACGGGGGaggggatacttgttcttcaacgtcacctgattcaactaccggtagtcaatgcataatctcatggatccatccttcttcctcacGAATAAAACTGGAGCACCCCAAGATGAGGCACTCGGGCGGATGAATCCCTTCTCAATCAATTCCTCCAACTGCACCTTTAgctctttcaattcatttggaGCTATCCTGTAAGGAGCCCTAGAAACTGGCTGCGTACCTGGTACTAAGTCAATAGAGAACTCAACCTCCCTCGATGGCGGCAATCCTGGCAACTCTTCAGGAAATACATCGGGAAATTCACAGACCATCGGAATATCTAGCAATTCCACCTTGTCCTCCTTACCAGTCGTCACTAAAGCCAAATATGCCTCGCAACCATGTCGCATTAATTTCTCCGCCTTCATCACCGAAATCAAGGGTGTGGAgctcattggtttaatgcctctATACACAACAATTGGATGATGAggcaactcaaaatgaattaccTTGTGCCGACAATCAACCTTAGCATAGTGTTGGGATAGCCAGTCCATgcccaaaataagatcaaaatctttTATGTCTAGCACCACCAAATTCCCCGGAAACTCCTTATCGTGCACCATGATTTTACAATCCCTATACACCTCACTACCCACCATTTTCGTATCTCCCAGAGTAGTCACAATCAAATAATATGGTAATAATGTACTGGAAATTGGAATATGACATACCACCCTAGGTGCAACAAAAGAGTGTGTGGATCCCgtatcaaataaaacacaaacatcAATATCATATAAGGATAAGATACCTTGCACTGTGTCTTTCCCTTGCTCTGCTTCAGCTGTAGTCAAGGCGAACACTCGCTCCTGGATGTGGGGTCTATCAGCATCTGCGGTGCTCTGTCCTGGTGGTAGTGCCAATGATGGTGCCATCCCCTGAAGTCTAGGCACTGACTGCCTCTGCCCAGATCTATCACTCTGATACCCCGGCCTTAGGCCTCCTCGCTGGGGTGGCACTGAACAAACGTTGGCCTTATGGCCCTTGCGCCCACATTTAAAACATGTCACCTCCTGGCTGCCTGCTCTACCTGACCCCTGAGGGCAGTCCCTCTGTACGTGCCCCGCTTGACCACAAGTGTAACATGTCACCCCTCTATCGTAGCGGCATGGGTCACGATGCCTCTTTCCACATGTCTTGCATGGGGGGATGTCTGGCGTGCCTCTTGAAGGCCCTGGTGCACCCTTCCGCTTCCTGTCATTGCCTTGTCCCTGGGCTGAGCCTGACCCCCTAGTAGCTGTCAGGGCTGCTCTCAGCTCGctcctctccctctcaatgATGTATGCCCGATGTACCAGTGTAGAATAGTCAGTGAACTGCGCACCTGCCAGCTGAAATCGAATCTCCACTCGCAACCCTCTTAAGAACTTGGTCGCTTTCTTCTCATCAGTGTCTACTAACTCGGGGGCAAAGCATGCTAGGGAGGTGAACTCCTCCTCATACTGAGCCACTGACATGTTGCCCTGGGTCAACTCGATGAACTCGTATGTCTTTTGGCTATGAACCCAGGCGGGAAAATAATTGGCGTTGAAGAGCTCCCTAAATTCAGCCCAAGGTGGCTCCCTGTTCCTGAATCACAGTCTGGCCGTCTCCCACCACCTCTCAGCTGCTCCCCGAAATAGGTATGTGGCCAGTTGTACCTTCCGTGCATCAGTGCATCCTATGGTCCGCAGATGTTTCTCTATTGCCATCAGCCACTCTTCTGTAACCAAAACGTCATTTCCCCCTCTGAATTCTGATGGCCTGAGTGCCATGAAGTTCCTCACCAACTGATTGCCAGCATTACCATCCATACCCTGGGGCTCAACCTCCTGCTGCACTGGGTTCGACGTCTGACCACTAACATTTTCTTGTAAGACAGGCTCATTCCCTGCTACCGGTGGCGCCTGTCCTGGCCTGCCCTGATGGGCCATGAATTCCTCGAAATGCCTCAACATGGAAGCCATCGTGCCCCTCAACTCACTAACCTCTTGGCGCAACTCTGCCACTGAATCTGTAGGAGTAGGCGATGCTGGGGGTGGTGTAGGGTTAGGTACAGGTGCAGGCTCCGGAATGGGATCAGGACCTGGAGCAAGAATTATCCGGTTGCCTCATTTCCTGTACAACCAAAAGACCTTTTAGTACTCCATCTTAACTTAGTCTCACTAGACTACTAAACACACATCTACTCTACTCACCAATCCTAAGTGTACAGAGACTCTCCTCACTCCTATACctaactgctctgataccaaaaaagtaagggcccactcccgaatgtgcccgctagcataggacattcgaaaggaggtcatcacaaggatgatatagaacaatacctcaaaataaacacacacatttatctattttcacgcagcggaatatcaataactttcgttacaaaccaatgttgatacatctaggctcttaggccatacaaaccgaatatgaggctctaatgtaaaacaacaatttaaaatctcatcaatctacctcaccaaaacgcaactaggatctccgagttgagtgcctctgtacaccactacccttgggttgtagtcccactggactcgcccttaatgactgctttacctttacctggaatggcataagaagatcaagtgagccacaaggctcagcaagttctagtacaaaggagcagtatgaagaaagagaaatcatgatgacaccgagaggagtgtacaacgacttcatatcaatattcaattatataagtcagaaatcatatctcatagaattataaatttcaatttttttgttcatgtataatcatacaagtgcatacatcataagtataaatcccataggctcataagccacgatgcaaaatatgcgttaatcatcatatcagtaaatcaacacataacgtatcgagcacaacctgccgggctatggccacctcgtcccgcgtcaagcgctcctagggtaccctttatttccgcgcaaaataataagtgcgctaagaacatatatatgagcatcatgtacatgtatgcatcatgtatgcatttaccagcaatgtaaaatttaaattctcgttctcaataaacatttaataccattgaagaatgttatggcaaaaaatgttatttttttccaccatacaatcgctctaatacattaagtgaatgtttaattaatattaataaaaattttcggatgggtactgtagcggggtactatacAGATACGGTATGGTATtgtagcaagatactgtatgCATACTGTACGGAtacggtattatactatagcgatatactgtataggtactgtattgagatactgtataggtactgtatcgatatactatataggtactgtattgagatactgtataggtactatattgagatactgtataggtactgtatggtactgtattgagatactatataggtactgtattgagatactgtataggtactgtatggtactgtagcatccgaattttcacacattaacttgatatttttccacaatttcatgggacattcgggtatagacattaattatccagacatcattcacatataagatataccaataaatacactacaatgagcaatgaaggtgaacaaactcccatcataatggaggtgaaaaatgccattcagagaataatattggggtgaatcaaaccccttttgagacatcaaatagactcacaatatttagaaattttatactatgtagatagaaaaaatttaatagagatgctacacatggaaggggagaaaaataaaagaagaagaagaaaggatactttcctgaggatgaataaatcaagatgaagcactcgcacagaagctccaattgccacagaaaatttaacagaatataagcagtagagaagaaaaagaatgcgtatcagatgaggaagaagaagaagaagaagaagtcgggagggggaagaagaaaaggagataaagaggaagaaaaagaaggtgtaaaaaaaaagaagtgaaagaagaaagtaggagtaaaaggaaaaagaagaagtaaaaggaggagtgaaagaagaaaggagaagtaaaagagggagtgaaaaacaataaagaagaagtgaaagaaaaggtgaaagatgaaaaagaaaaggggggttgggaagtaatgatgcgtagatggtgggtgtttatttatttatttatttatttatttttgtattgggcttaagcccaaataaatggcccatcttctatttccttaaaggcccaagcccaactcttagcccacttgccttaaataaattgaagcccaactcattatcccatccatttaatttaaacccatacatacaagcccatagatctatttcaacattaagaatcaaatttgctcatcttatataataactaaaataagttaatacatcattctaaaattctagacccaataatgggtcgttacattatgtgcattacatcttataaattccattcagtgattattatatctctcagttcaagttcagtaagtatttttatcagtatcgatattcttcgattcagcttcagttgttctttccagtttattacttgctgagctttatagctcaccttgtactcttcaccattccaggtcctagtgggggagtaccagatgtggggcctagcagcagtgtccagtagtgtgtgtacttAAAGCCGCTCAAGACTAAAGATGTCTAggagttgttagtttgttagttagtgcttgatcagtttagatttattttattttccagtttagggaatttcccttagatgcaattatgatttcagtttttgttgactcagagtcttattacagttaattgatatatacagtattgggatcagaattcagttatcagtcagtttattttattatccccagtagcacctcttctcggggaGTTGTAGGAGAGGGGGAGTTacaaattctggttcatatcatatattttttttagatatctttgttttggagcactccctgcaatcgattctgttagtcataattgtaccgaaaatcacgttaaacccctaattttgtgaagatatcaattacatttccaaataaaattagacttaaaaacatatcaaattatcttcgttccaccattgaaaattaaaaaaaaaaagaattttttttttcgaccaatcacgggaaaattgaagaaatttcCCTTActtcccattgttcgatttgatcgctaatacttttgtttcaacatgaaacaaccaaaaggttgttctactaaaaaaaattaaagtgtattccatgttctcttggcttttcgtatataaattacgacgatttgactttccgccggaattttagctgtccacaaaactgtttccgatcagatttttttcgttgtcataataatcgtatagaaattctggttcttatcatatatatttttttagatatatttgttttgtagcactccctacaatccattctgttactcataattgtaccaaaaatcaggttaaacccataatcttgtgaaaattttaattacacttccaaataaaattacacttaaaaacatatcaaattatcttcgttccacgattgaaaattaaaaaaaaaaaaaacatttggaccaatcacggggaaaatgaagaaattactcttacgtcccattgttcgatttgatcgctaatacttttgttttaacatgaaacaaccaaaaggttgttctatcaactaaattaaagtgtattgcatgttctattggcttttcgtaaatgaattacgacgatttgacttttcgaccggaattttagttgcccaaaaaattgtttccgatcatatttttttcgatgtcataataattgtataggaactctggttcatatcatataattttttttagatatctttgttttggagcactccctgtagttgatacacatactcataattgtaccaaaaatcgcgttaaacccctaatcttgtgatgatttcaattacacttccaaataaaattaaacttaaaaacatatgaaattatcttcactccaccattgaaatgtaaaaaaaaaaaagaaattttttttttcgaccaatcacgggaaaaatgaagaaattacccttacgtcccattgttcgatttgatcgctagtacttttgtttcaacatgaaacaaccaaaaggttgttctactaacaaaattaaagtgtattcaatgttctcttggcttttcgtaaatgaattaccacgatttgacttttcgccagaattttagctgtccaaaaaactgtttccgatcatatttttttccttgtcataataatcgtatagaaattctggttcttatcatatatatttttttagatatctttgttttgtagcactccctgcaatctattctgttactcataattgtatcgaaaatcacgttaaacccataatcttgtgaagatttcaattacacttccaaataaaattacacttaaaaacatatcaaattatcttcgttccaccattggaaattaaaaaaaaaaaattggaccaatcacggggaaaatgaagaaattactcttacgtcccattgttcgatttgatcgctaatacttttgtttcaacatgaaacagccaaaaggttgttctaccaactaaattaaagtgtattccatgttctattggcttttcgtaaatgaattacgacgatttgacttttcgaccggaattttagttgcccaaaaaactgtttccgatcagatttttttcgatgtcataataatcgtatcgaaactgtggttcatatcatataatttttttttgatatctttgttttggagcactccctgtagtcgatacccttactcataattgtaccaaatatcacgttaaacccctaatcttgtgaagatttcaattacacttccaaataaaattacacttaaaaacatatgaaattatcttaattccaccattgaaaataaaaaaaaaaaaaaaaaattttcgaCCAATCATAGGAAAGTGAAggaattacccttacgtcccattgttcaatttgatctctaacacttttgtttcaacaagaaacatccaaaggttgttctactaacaaaattaaagtgtattccatgttctcttggctattcgtaaatgaattacgacgatttgactttccgccggaattttagctgtccaaaaaactgtttccgatcagatttttttcgttgtcataataatcgtatagaaattctggatcttatcatatatatttttttagatatctttgttttgtagcactccctgcaatcgattctgttactcataattgtaccgaaaatcacgttaaacccataatcttgggaagatttcaattacacttccaaataaaattacacttaaaaacatatcaaattatcttcgttccaccattgaaaattaaaaaaaaaaaaaattggcctaatcacggggaaaatgaagaaattactcttacgtcccattgtttgatttgatcgctaatacttttgtttcaacatgaaacaaccaaaaggttgttctactaactaaattaaagtgtattccaagttcaattggcttttcgtaaatgaattaaaacgatttgacttttcggctagaattttagttgcccaaaaaattgtttccgatcagatttttttcgatgtcataataatcgtattgaAACtctcgttcatatcatataattttttttagatatctttcttttggagcactccctgtagtcgatacgcttactcataattgtaccgaatgTCATGTTAACCCCTAATCTCggcaaaatttcaattaaacttcctaagaaaattacacttaaaaacatatgaaattatcttcattccaaca from Diospyros lotus cultivar Yz01 chromosome 6, ASM1463336v1, whole genome shotgun sequence encodes:
- the LOC127804519 gene encoding uncharacterized protein LOC127804519, with product MGGPDPIPEPAPVPNPTPPPASPTPTDSVAELRQEVSELRGTMASMLRHFEEFMAHQGRPGQAPPVAGNEPVLQENVSGQTSNPVQQEVEPQGMDGNAGNQLVRNFMALRPSEFRGGNDVLVTEEWLMAIEKHLRTIGCTDARKVQLATYLFRGAAERWWETARLQKTYEFIELTQGNMSVAQYEEEFTSLACFAPELVDTDEKKATKFLRGLRVEIRFQLAGAQFTDYSTLVHRAYIIERERSELRAALTATRGSGSAQGQGNDRKRKGAPGPSRGTPDIPPCKTCGKRHRDPCRYDRGVTCYTCGQAGHVQRDCPQGSGRAGSQEVTCFKCGRKGHKANVCSVPPQRGGLRPGYQSDRSGQRQSVPRLQGMAPSLALPPGQSTADADRPHIQERVFALTTAEAEQGKDTVQGILSLYDIDVCVLFDTGSTHSFVAPRVVCHIPISSTLLPYYLIVTTLGDTKMVGSEVYRDCKIMVHDKEFPGNLVVLDIKDFDLILGMDWLSQHYAKVDCRHKVIHFELPHHPIVVYRGIKPMSSTPLISVMKAEKLMRHGCEAYLALVTTGKEDKVELLDIPMVCEFPDVFPEELPGLPPSREVEFSIDLVPGTQPVSRAPYRIAPNELKELKVQLEELIEKGFIRPSASSWGAPVLFLRGASVFSKIDLRYGYHQVRVREEDVKKTAFCTRYGHYEFVVMPFGLTNAPAVFMDLMNRVFREYLDSFVIVFIDDILIYSPSLEDHETHLRLALQRLRERQLYAKFISGEGISVDPEKVKAVIEWPQPTTVTGIRSFLGLAGYYKRFIEGFSRLSSPMTKLTRKGVKYEWNEACERSFEELKKRLTSAPVLAIPRSGETFSIFSDASHSGLGCVLMQDGRVNAYASRQLKKHEMNYPTHDLELAAKELNMRQRRWMELLKDYDCEILYHPGKANVVADALSRRGAYMAAMKTQEWMLLSQMGELSISGPEERPTGYCSYLRVQPDVMEQIRVQQSHDVKLTQILADVGKFSPVGFSQRGDGMLLFQD